CGGAGGAAAATCCCTCCCGTTCATACTCCCTCCTTAGTGATAATCAACGATCTCAACATCGTTTGCATTTCCATCTTGCCAGACAAAGCAGACGCGCCACTGCTCGTTGATGCGGATGCCGTGTTGCCCCCGTCTATCGCCTGACAGCGCCTCAAGCCGATTGCCGGGCGGTGTCCTTAAATCATCCAGATCCCTAACTGCGTCAATGATTTCCAATTTCCCAAAAAACTGGGGTCAGGGTGAATTCCGGGGATAGTCTGCTTGTAGCGCACGGATGATCGCGCCATGCCAGAATCAGAAAAAGCTCCCGGTAGCGCCAGAGATCGGCCCAGTAGTTTTTCTCGGTGCGTCCTGCCTCAATGATAATTTCGCTCATGAATTTGCCGAATTATGAGAACTGCGGGGAGCGCTTTCCGATGGAGCGACGGCTACCCTTCATGAATGTTTCATGTTGATGAAATCTTCGGCTGAAATATCCGCTTGTTTCAAGATTGCCCTGAGGGTACCCTGGGGCATATCGCCTGCGTGATTTGGGATCGTTGTATAGCGGCCTGTTGATTTATTGTACCAGATTTCGTGGCTTCCCGCCGCTTGACGGAGGAACGAGAAGCCGAATAACTTGAGACGTTGTACGATGTCTCGATATCTAAAACCGGACAACTGTCCCATGGTTTATGTTCCTACGATCAAAGGATACTCAAAAGAATCACTGATAGCTCCCAGATTTACGGCTGGGAAGCCTTGCTCTTCTATGAGCTTTTTAGCCACATCCCTCGCGATTTCAAGCGTCTCGGAAACGGTTCTCCCCTGCGCAACCAATCCCTGAATATCATCGGATGTCGCCAGGTATAGCCCTTCAGGCAATTTTTCGAGATGAATTTTAATCATTTTTTCCATAGCTATAACTCCT
The sequence above is a segment of the Deltaproteobacteria bacterium genome. Coding sequences within it:
- a CDS encoding DUF1902 domain-containing protein, which gives rise to MEKMIKIHLEKLPEGLYLATSDDIQGLVAQGRTVSETLEIARDVAKKLIEEQGFPAVNLGAISDSFEYPLIVGT
- a CDS encoding type II toxin-antitoxin system HicA family toxin translates to MGQLSGFRYRDIVQRLKLFGFSFLRQAAGSHEIWYNKSTGRYTTIPNHAGDMPQGTLRAILKQADISAEDFINMKHS